Proteins encoded within one genomic window of Arachis ipaensis cultivar K30076 chromosome B08, Araip1.1, whole genome shotgun sequence:
- the LOC107613448 gene encoding queuine tRNA-ribosyltransferase catalytic subunit 1 isoform X2 — protein sequence MRNSIAIAVSLRLRPNISNTLPHHKFRPTCFHSHEGHTISCVPYPAPQTKPMALHFEILGRFNRARAAQLTLPHFVCQTPLFMPVGTQGTIKGLTNNELERIGCQIILGNTYHLALRPTSELLEEAGGLHNFMNWPRAMLTDSGGFQMVSLLHLADITEEGVTFQSPVDGKPMLLTPEESIQIQNRIGADIIMALDDVVKTTITGPRIEEAMYRTLRWIDRCITAHKRPHDQNLFGIVQGGLDPELRDICVKGLVDRNLPGYAIGGLAGGEDKDSFWRVVAQCTAALPEDKPRYVMGVGYPLDIVVCSALGADMYDCVYPTRTARFGTALIPEGVLKLKHRAMADDTRPIDPTCPCMVCKNYTRAYIHCLVTKDAMGSQLLSYHNLYYMMRLSRNLHTSIVEGRFPKFVCDFLQTMFPKGDVPEWVCNAMEVAGIDISSCCAPFPSCQEKYSSDEIGTNDIHMELRLTHTSYRPTRNLEI from the exons ATGAGAAATAGCATTGCCATTGCGGTTTCTCTGAGATTGAGACCAAACATTAGCAACACTCTACCACATCACAAGTTCCGGCCAACTTGCTTTCACAGCCATGAAG GACATACCATTAGTTGCGTGCCCTACCCCGCTCCTCAAACAAAGCCCATGGCGCTTCATTTCGAG ATTCTTGGCCGGTTCAACCGTGCTCGTGCAGCTCAATTGACCCTTCCTCACTTTGTGTGTCAAACACCACTATTTATGCCAGTGGGTACTCAAG GGACAATCAAAGGCTTGACAAATAACGAACTTGAGAGAATTGGTTGCCAAATAATTCTGGGAAACACATATCACTTGGCCCTTCGACCTACTTCCGAGCTTCTCGAAGAAGCTGGTGGTCTTCACAATTTTATGAACTGGCCACGGGCTATGCTTACAGACTCTGGTGGCTTTCAAATG GTCTCATTGTTGCATCTTGCTGATATCACAGAAGAAGGTGTGACATTTCAG TCACCGGTGGATGGCAAGCCAATGCTTCTTACACCCGAAGAATCAATTCAGATACAA AATAGAATTGGAGCAGATATTATTATGGCTTTGGATGATGTCGTAAAGACCACCATTACTGGTCCAAGAATTGAGGAAGCTATGTATCGAACGCTTAGATGGATAGACAGATGCATAACAG CCCACAAGAGACCTCACGATCAGAACTTGTTTGGTATTGTACAAGGTGGTTTAGATCCTGAGTTGAG GGACATCTGTGTCAAAGGTTTGGTAGACCGCAACTTGCCTGG CTATGCTATTGGTGGTCTTGCAGGAGGCGAAGATAAAGATTCGTTTTGGCGAGTTGTTGCTCAGTGCACTGCTGCTTTGCCAGAGGATAAACCACGATACGTTATG ggagttggttatccacttgaTATTGTTGTTTGTAGTGCTTTGGGTGCAGACATGTATGATTGTGTCTACCCCACCCGTACAGCACGTTTTGGGACTGCCCTTATTCCTGAG GGAGTACTAAAACTAAAACATAGAGCCATGGCTGATGATACTCGACCAATTGATCCTACCTGCCCTTGTATG GTTTGCAAGAACTACACCAGGGCCTACATCCATTGCCTTGTCACTAAAGACGCCATGGGGTCTCAGCTTCTATCATATCATAATTTATATTACATGATGCGG CTTAGCAGGAATTTACACACATCAATAGTTGAGGGAAGGTTCCCAAA gtTTGTATGCGACTTTTTACAAACAATG TTCCCCAAAGGTGATGTTCCTGAATGGGTCTGCAATGCTATGGAGGTGGCCGGAATCGACATTTCTTCCTGCTGTGCTCCATTTCCATCATGCCAAGAAAAGTATTCCAGCGATGAAATCGGAACTAATGACATACACATGGAGTTAAGGCTTACACACACAAGTTATAGACCAACACGAAATTTAGAAATTTAG
- the LOC107613448 gene encoding queuine tRNA-ribosyltransferase catalytic subunit 1 isoform X1, with protein MYSLVRFHPGMRNSIAIAVSLRLRPNISNTLPHHKFRPTCFHSHEGHTISCVPYPAPQTKPMALHFEILGRFNRARAAQLTLPHFVCQTPLFMPVGTQGTIKGLTNNELERIGCQIILGNTYHLALRPTSELLEEAGGLHNFMNWPRAMLTDSGGFQMVSLLHLADITEEGVTFQSPVDGKPMLLTPEESIQIQNRIGADIIMALDDVVKTTITGPRIEEAMYRTLRWIDRCITAHKRPHDQNLFGIVQGGLDPELRDICVKGLVDRNLPGYAIGGLAGGEDKDSFWRVVAQCTAALPEDKPRYVMGVGYPLDIVVCSALGADMYDCVYPTRTARFGTALIPEGVLKLKHRAMADDTRPIDPTCPCMVCKNYTRAYIHCLVTKDAMGSQLLSYHNLYYMMRLSRNLHTSIVEGRFPKFVCDFLQTMFPKGDVPEWVCNAMEVAGIDISSCCAPFPSCQEKYSSDEIGTNDIHMELRLTHTSYRPTRNLEI; from the exons AT GTATAGTTTGGTCCGTTTTCATCCTGGAATGAGAAATAGCATTGCCATTGCGGTTTCTCTGAGATTGAGACCAAACATTAGCAACACTCTACCACATCACAAGTTCCGGCCAACTTGCTTTCACAGCCATGAAG GACATACCATTAGTTGCGTGCCCTACCCCGCTCCTCAAACAAAGCCCATGGCGCTTCATTTCGAG ATTCTTGGCCGGTTCAACCGTGCTCGTGCAGCTCAATTGACCCTTCCTCACTTTGTGTGTCAAACACCACTATTTATGCCAGTGGGTACTCAAG GGACAATCAAAGGCTTGACAAATAACGAACTTGAGAGAATTGGTTGCCAAATAATTCTGGGAAACACATATCACTTGGCCCTTCGACCTACTTCCGAGCTTCTCGAAGAAGCTGGTGGTCTTCACAATTTTATGAACTGGCCACGGGCTATGCTTACAGACTCTGGTGGCTTTCAAATG GTCTCATTGTTGCATCTTGCTGATATCACAGAAGAAGGTGTGACATTTCAG TCACCGGTGGATGGCAAGCCAATGCTTCTTACACCCGAAGAATCAATTCAGATACAA AATAGAATTGGAGCAGATATTATTATGGCTTTGGATGATGTCGTAAAGACCACCATTACTGGTCCAAGAATTGAGGAAGCTATGTATCGAACGCTTAGATGGATAGACAGATGCATAACAG CCCACAAGAGACCTCACGATCAGAACTTGTTTGGTATTGTACAAGGTGGTTTAGATCCTGAGTTGAG GGACATCTGTGTCAAAGGTTTGGTAGACCGCAACTTGCCTGG CTATGCTATTGGTGGTCTTGCAGGAGGCGAAGATAAAGATTCGTTTTGGCGAGTTGTTGCTCAGTGCACTGCTGCTTTGCCAGAGGATAAACCACGATACGTTATG ggagttggttatccacttgaTATTGTTGTTTGTAGTGCTTTGGGTGCAGACATGTATGATTGTGTCTACCCCACCCGTACAGCACGTTTTGGGACTGCCCTTATTCCTGAG GGAGTACTAAAACTAAAACATAGAGCCATGGCTGATGATACTCGACCAATTGATCCTACCTGCCCTTGTATG GTTTGCAAGAACTACACCAGGGCCTACATCCATTGCCTTGTCACTAAAGACGCCATGGGGTCTCAGCTTCTATCATATCATAATTTATATTACATGATGCGG CTTAGCAGGAATTTACACACATCAATAGTTGAGGGAAGGTTCCCAAA gtTTGTATGCGACTTTTTACAAACAATG TTCCCCAAAGGTGATGTTCCTGAATGGGTCTGCAATGCTATGGAGGTGGCCGGAATCGACATTTCTTCCTGCTGTGCTCCATTTCCATCATGCCAAGAAAAGTATTCCAGCGATGAAATCGGAACTAATGACATACACATGGAGTTAAGGCTTACACACACAAGTTATAGACCAACACGAAATTTAGAAATTTAG
- the LOC107613448 gene encoding queuine tRNA-ribosyltransferase catalytic subunit 1 isoform X3 codes for MALHFEILGRFNRARAAQLTLPHFVCQTPLFMPVGTQGTIKGLTNNELERIGCQIILGNTYHLALRPTSELLEEAGGLHNFMNWPRAMLTDSGGFQMVSLLHLADITEEGVTFQSPVDGKPMLLTPEESIQIQNRIGADIIMALDDVVKTTITGPRIEEAMYRTLRWIDRCITAHKRPHDQNLFGIVQGGLDPELRDICVKGLVDRNLPGYAIGGLAGGEDKDSFWRVVAQCTAALPEDKPRYVMGVGYPLDIVVCSALGADMYDCVYPTRTARFGTALIPEGVLKLKHRAMADDTRPIDPTCPCMVCKNYTRAYIHCLVTKDAMGSQLLSYHNLYYMMRLSRNLHTSIVEGRFPKFVCDFLQTMFPKGDVPEWVCNAMEVAGIDISSCCAPFPSCQEKYSSDEIGTNDIHMELRLTHTSYRPTRNLEI; via the exons ATGGCGCTTCATTTCGAG ATTCTTGGCCGGTTCAACCGTGCTCGTGCAGCTCAATTGACCCTTCCTCACTTTGTGTGTCAAACACCACTATTTATGCCAGTGGGTACTCAAG GGACAATCAAAGGCTTGACAAATAACGAACTTGAGAGAATTGGTTGCCAAATAATTCTGGGAAACACATATCACTTGGCCCTTCGACCTACTTCCGAGCTTCTCGAAGAAGCTGGTGGTCTTCACAATTTTATGAACTGGCCACGGGCTATGCTTACAGACTCTGGTGGCTTTCAAATG GTCTCATTGTTGCATCTTGCTGATATCACAGAAGAAGGTGTGACATTTCAG TCACCGGTGGATGGCAAGCCAATGCTTCTTACACCCGAAGAATCAATTCAGATACAA AATAGAATTGGAGCAGATATTATTATGGCTTTGGATGATGTCGTAAAGACCACCATTACTGGTCCAAGAATTGAGGAAGCTATGTATCGAACGCTTAGATGGATAGACAGATGCATAACAG CCCACAAGAGACCTCACGATCAGAACTTGTTTGGTATTGTACAAGGTGGTTTAGATCCTGAGTTGAG GGACATCTGTGTCAAAGGTTTGGTAGACCGCAACTTGCCTGG CTATGCTATTGGTGGTCTTGCAGGAGGCGAAGATAAAGATTCGTTTTGGCGAGTTGTTGCTCAGTGCACTGCTGCTTTGCCAGAGGATAAACCACGATACGTTATG ggagttggttatccacttgaTATTGTTGTTTGTAGTGCTTTGGGTGCAGACATGTATGATTGTGTCTACCCCACCCGTACAGCACGTTTTGGGACTGCCCTTATTCCTGAG GGAGTACTAAAACTAAAACATAGAGCCATGGCTGATGATACTCGACCAATTGATCCTACCTGCCCTTGTATG GTTTGCAAGAACTACACCAGGGCCTACATCCATTGCCTTGTCACTAAAGACGCCATGGGGTCTCAGCTTCTATCATATCATAATTTATATTACATGATGCGG CTTAGCAGGAATTTACACACATCAATAGTTGAGGGAAGGTTCCCAAA gtTTGTATGCGACTTTTTACAAACAATG TTCCCCAAAGGTGATGTTCCTGAATGGGTCTGCAATGCTATGGAGGTGGCCGGAATCGACATTTCTTCCTGCTGTGCTCCATTTCCATCATGCCAAGAAAAGTATTCCAGCGATGAAATCGGAACTAATGACATACACATGGAGTTAAGGCTTACACACACAAGTTATAGACCAACACGAAATTTAGAAATTTAG